In one window of bacterium DNA:
- a CDS encoding isochorismate synthase: protein MKDVRAIYRMLIERHAPPFLFWHAPGGDVHCAAGVRAEQQCPAGVDWRQWLRDAAVGEDGVPSFFALPFEADEVGEGEWEGFSAARIWQPAQHYHFDGIREHLSGMPLQTPPTASMEDSDIAWHTAAAIHVPSWDADVYEQRVRRGLQLLHAELLQKIVLARAVAIEMDVPFNPTRLLPVLQQPHSFGICYSPDGRRFFLSATPERLARVHDGTVSTMALAGTMSHAEATEPASLLKNTKERAEHAYVSTMIRDALAEFVHELKSEDVQLLRLPHITHILTRIEGRLRDGAGMLDVISALHPTPAVAGTPRSAAAKHIRELEQFPRGLYAGCIGWTDAEGNGDAAVCIRSAIIEGRQARAFAGAGIVSASDPVAEEKETRAKLQTVLDILAS from the coding sequence ATGAAGGATGTCCGCGCCATATACCGCATGCTGATCGAACGGCATGCGCCCCCGTTTCTCTTCTGGCATGCGCCCGGGGGTGATGTGCATTGTGCCGCCGGCGTGCGCGCGGAGCAGCAATGTCCCGCGGGTGTGGACTGGCGGCAATGGTTGCGCGATGCTGCAGTGGGTGAAGATGGGGTGCCTTCGTTTTTCGCACTCCCCTTCGAAGCGGACGAAGTGGGGGAAGGAGAATGGGAAGGTTTCAGCGCTGCCCGCATCTGGCAGCCGGCGCAGCATTATCACTTCGATGGCATCCGCGAGCATCTCTCCGGTATGCCGCTGCAGACTCCACCCACCGCTTCTATGGAGGATTCAGACATTGCCTGGCACACGGCCGCCGCAATCCATGTCCCTTCCTGGGATGCGGATGTCTATGAGCAGCGCGTGCGGCGAGGCCTGCAGCTCCTGCATGCGGAATTGCTGCAGAAAATCGTACTCGCACGCGCTGTTGCGATAGAAATGGATGTCCCCTTCAATCCCACGCGCCTGTTGCCCGTCCTCCAGCAGCCACATTCCTTCGGTATCTGCTACAGTCCCGACGGACGCCGTTTTTTCCTGAGTGCCACGCCGGAACGGCTCGCCCGTGTGCACGACGGCACGGTCAGCACCATGGCGCTGGCCGGGACCATGAGTCATGCGGAAGCCACAGAACCCGCATCGCTGCTGAAGAACACCAAGGAGCGTGCGGAACATGCCTATGTCAGCACAATGATACGCGACGCGCTTGCGGAATTCGTGCATGAATTGAAAAGCGAGGACGTGCAACTGCTGCGTCTTCCGCATATCACGCATATCCTCACGCGCATCGAGGGCAGACTGCGGGATGGCGCCGGCATGCTTGACGTCATCAGCGCTCTGCATCCCACTCCGGCGGTGGCGGGAACACCGCGCTCCGCGGCTGCAAAGCATATCCGTGAACTCGAACAGTTTCCCCGCGGACTATATGCCGGCTGTATAGGGTGGACGGACGCGGAAGGAAATGGCGATGCCGCTGTCTGTATCCGCTCCGCCATAATCGAAGGACGGCAGGCCAGGGCGTTCGCAGGCGCCGGCATTGTCTCGGCAAGCGATCCCGTGGCCGAGGAAAAGGAAACTCGTGCAAAGTTGCAGACCGTACTCGATATCCTCGCATCCTGA